One genomic segment of Arthrobacter sp. JZ12 includes these proteins:
- a CDS encoding GntR family transcriptional regulator, with protein MADIAVAGSAIVREANDAKAASKSEQAYTSIKARILEGTFSPGYRLVLAKIAVDLGCSVVPVREAIRRLEAEGLVTFERNIGATVSGIDPTEYLHTMQTLSIVEGAATALAAPHLDAAAIDRARELNGKMRECLEHFDPVRFTVLNQDFHSVLFEHCPNPHILDLVHRGWNRLATLRSSTFRFVPGRARESVREHDELLQLIETHAEADIIERAARRHRAATLDAYLTQAASTARQDIPHESQEENDDVPST; from the coding sequence GTGGCTGACATCGCCGTGGCGGGCTCCGCCATCGTACGGGAAGCGAATGACGCAAAGGCTGCGAGTAAGTCCGAGCAGGCCTACACCTCAATCAAGGCGAGGATCCTGGAAGGCACCTTCTCACCGGGATACCGCCTGGTGCTCGCGAAAATCGCCGTAGACCTTGGCTGCAGCGTGGTACCCGTGCGGGAGGCGATCCGGCGGCTGGAGGCCGAAGGGCTCGTGACGTTCGAGCGGAATATCGGCGCCACCGTATCCGGCATCGATCCCACCGAGTACCTGCACACCATGCAGACCCTCAGCATCGTGGAGGGAGCGGCAACCGCCCTGGCGGCACCTCATCTGGATGCGGCGGCCATCGACCGGGCGCGTGAGCTGAACGGAAAGATGCGCGAATGCCTTGAGCATTTCGATCCGGTGCGCTTCACCGTGCTCAACCAGGACTTCCATAGTGTCCTCTTCGAGCACTGCCCGAATCCACACATCCTGGACCTCGTGCACCGCGGCTGGAACCGGCTGGCCACGCTGCGGTCGTCGACCTTCCGCTTCGTGCCCGGGCGGGCGCGCGAATCGGTTCGCGAACACGACGAACTGCTGCAGTTGATCGAAACTCATGCCGAAGCGGACATCATTGAACGCGCCGCCCGGAGACACCGCGCCGCCACCCTTGACGCCTACCTGACGCAGGCGGCTTCGACTGCCCGCCAGGACATTCCGCACGAGAGCCAGGAGGAGAACGATGACGTCCCCAGCACCTGA
- the hpaE gene encoding 5-carboxymethyl-2-hydroxymuconate semialdehyde dehydrogenase, whose amino-acid sequence MTSPAPESTRFLPHSLPTHLQHYINGQLVDSISGATFDVLDPVSNTSYATAAAARKEDIDAAVAAARQAFLHGPWPRLKPRERSRILNRIADAVEAQEARLAELETFDTGLPITQARGQALRAAENFRFFADLIVAQFDDAMKVPGSQINYVNRKPIGVAGLITPWNTPFMLESWKLAPALATGNTVVLKPAEFTPLSATLWASIFEDAGVPKGVFNLVNGLGEEAGDALVRHPDVPLISFTGETTTGQTIFRNAAANLKGLSMELGGKSPCVVFADADLDAAIDSALFGVFSLNGERCTAGSRILVERPIYDEFCEKYAARAKNIVVGDPQDPKTEVGALVHPEHYEKVASYVELGKSEGRLLAGGGRPDNLPLGLTNSNFIAPTVFADVNPGARIFQEEIFGPVVTITPFENDDEALALANNTRYGLAAYIWTSDLTRAHNFSQSVEAGMVWLNSHNVRDLRTPFGGVKASGLGHEGGYRSIDFYTDQQAVHVTLGSVHTPRFGRIDDAAGNEG is encoded by the coding sequence ATGACGTCCCCAGCACCTGAGAGCACCCGCTTCCTGCCGCATAGCCTGCCCACCCACCTTCAGCACTACATCAACGGCCAGCTTGTCGACTCCATCAGCGGAGCGACCTTTGACGTGCTGGATCCCGTTTCGAACACCAGTTACGCCACTGCGGCGGCGGCCCGGAAGGAAGACATCGACGCCGCCGTCGCAGCCGCGCGCCAGGCATTCCTCCACGGCCCCTGGCCGAGGCTGAAGCCGCGTGAACGCTCGCGGATACTGAACCGGATCGCCGACGCTGTCGAGGCGCAGGAGGCCCGGCTCGCCGAACTCGAAACCTTCGACACCGGACTGCCGATCACGCAGGCCCGCGGCCAAGCTCTGCGCGCGGCCGAGAACTTCCGTTTCTTCGCCGACCTGATCGTCGCCCAGTTCGACGACGCCATGAAGGTTCCGGGCTCTCAGATCAACTACGTCAACCGGAAGCCGATCGGGGTGGCCGGACTCATCACTCCGTGGAACACGCCGTTCATGCTGGAGTCCTGGAAGCTTGCGCCCGCCCTGGCAACCGGTAACACCGTTGTCCTGAAGCCGGCCGAGTTCACGCCGCTGTCCGCCACCCTCTGGGCCTCGATCTTCGAGGACGCCGGTGTGCCGAAGGGCGTCTTCAACCTCGTGAACGGCCTCGGGGAGGAAGCCGGCGATGCGCTGGTCCGGCATCCCGACGTCCCATTGATCTCCTTCACCGGCGAAACCACCACCGGACAGACGATCTTCCGGAACGCTGCGGCGAACCTGAAGGGTCTGTCGATGGAGCTCGGCGGGAAGTCCCCCTGCGTGGTCTTCGCCGACGCCGACCTGGACGCCGCGATCGACTCCGCACTCTTCGGTGTCTTCTCCCTGAACGGCGAGCGCTGCACGGCGGGTTCACGGATCCTGGTGGAGCGTCCCATCTACGACGAGTTCTGCGAGAAGTACGCAGCGCGCGCGAAGAACATTGTGGTCGGTGACCCGCAGGATCCGAAGACGGAGGTCGGCGCGCTGGTCCACCCCGAGCACTACGAGAAGGTTGCCTCCTACGTGGAGCTCGGGAAGTCCGAGGGCCGGCTACTGGCCGGCGGCGGGCGCCCGGACAACCTGCCCCTTGGGCTGACCAACAGCAACTTCATTGCGCCGACAGTGTTCGCCGACGTGAACCCCGGGGCGCGCATCTTCCAGGAGGAAATTTTCGGTCCAGTCGTGACCATCACTCCCTTTGAGAACGACGACGAGGCGCTGGCTCTGGCGAACAACACCCGCTACGGACTCGCCGCCTACATCTGGACCTCCGACCTCACCCGGGCACACAACTTCTCCCAGAGCGTTGAGGCCGGGATGGTATGGCTCAACAGCCACAACGTGCGCGACCTGCGCACCCCGTTCGGCGGGGTGAAGGCCTCCGGCCTCGGCCACGAGGGAGGTTACCGTTCAATCGACTTCTACACGGACCAGCAGGCAGTCCACGTCACGCTTGGGTCCGTCCACACCCCACGGTTCGGCCGGATCGATGACGCCGCCGGCAACGAAGGCTAG